The sequence GCACTCTCCCTATACCGATCTCCATCTTTTTGCCCTCATAGCAGAGGGGGATGAAACTGCATTCAATGAACTGTATAAACGTTATATACCTGTACTGGTCCCTTTTCTCCGCAAACTTACAGGGGCTGATGTGCCGGCAGATGAGATCATACAGGATATATTTATCCGTCTTTGGCTGGGAAGGGACAAGTTGGCCGGAGTAGAACAACCCCATAGCTGGATTTTCAAAATAGCTTCCCATGCAGCTTTTTCCTGGTTTAAACAGCACCTGCGTTATCAGCAGGTGGTTAATAACATGCATACAACAGTGCCGGTTGACAGCCAGCATGATGCTGTCAATAACCACCTCGACCTGCAGGAAACGCGCAGGCTGATACAACAGGCGGTCAGTTCATTGCCTGCCCAACGTAAAAAGATCTACCTGCTGAGCCGTGAGCAGGGGATGACGATCCCTGCTATTGCCGAACAATTGCAGTTGTCCCACAGTACCGTTAAAAATGCACTGGTGCAGGCATTGGCGTCCATCCGTCAACACCTGCAG comes from Paraflavitalea devenefica and encodes:
- a CDS encoding RNA polymerase sigma factor; this translates as MHPHSPYTDLHLFALIAEGDETAFNELYKRYIPVLVPFLRKLTGADVPADEIIQDIFIRLWLGRDKLAGVEQPHSWIFKIASHAAFSWFKQHLRYQQVVNNMHTTVPVDSQHDAVNNHLDLQETRRLIQQAVSSLPAQRKKIYLLSREQGMTIPAIAEQLQLSHSTVKNALVQALASIRQHLQEAGYQFPLLVLFSILHKTID